A single window of Liolophura sinensis isolate JHLJ2023 chromosome 6, CUHK_Ljap_v2, whole genome shotgun sequence DNA harbors:
- the LOC135468977 gene encoding uncharacterized protein LOC135468977, producing MTFAQLKASVRKVASALTRLRYKKGDCVCLFSPNVPEFCIMFLAVSAIGGIVTTANPLYSAKELAQQLKHSQSVAVVTKEATADLVKEACASQTAVKVSIPFASEIIVLGEAEGCRPFSSLLEDDGKAFPENVDIDPRKDILVLPYSSGTTGLPKGVMLSHRNVVSNIVQLGNAVPLYTSDSMVGVLPFFHIYGMVVTQFGALRDGCSMVTLPKFDPQEFLSVMEKYKVSVAPIVPPIALYLSKHESVANYDLSNLRMIISGAAPLGEGLQHDLADRLKVPNILQGYGLTETSPVTHCDNFPPKFGTVGTCLANTEAKVLDTETGELLGPGEEGELCVRGPQVMMGYLNNPQATQDMIRDGWLHTGDICHYDENGCFTVTDRLKELIKYKGFQVPPAELEALLISHPEIDDAAVIGVPDDQAGELPRAYVVTAQNSRVTEADINQFVDSHVSPHKKLRGGIKFLSQIPKSPSGKILRRLLRQSQ from the exons ATGACATTTGCCCAGCTGAAAGCATCCGTCAGGAAAGTTGCCAGTGCCCTGACAAGGCTGAGGTATAAGAAAGGTGACTGTGTGTGCTTGTTCTCACCCAATGTACCCGAATTCTGCATTATGTTCCTGGCGGTGTCTGCTATTGGAGGTATTGTGACCACAGCAAACCCGCTCTATAGTGCAA AGGAGCTTGCTCAACAGCTTAAACACTCTCAGTCTGTGGCTGTGGTTACAAAGGAGGCTACTGCAGACCTGGTGAAGGAAGCCTGTGCCTCTCAGACAGCTGTCAAGGTAAGTATACCATTTGCTAGT GAAATCATTGTGCTGGGAGAAGCAGAGGGATGTCGGCCATTTTCCTCCCTACTAGAGGATGATGGGAAAGCCTTCCCTGAGAATGTGGACATTGATCCCAGAAAGGACATTCTAGTACTGCCGTACTCCAGCGGTACTACAGGGCTCCCAAAGGGAGTGATGCTGTCCCACAGGAATGTCGTCTCTAATATTGTTCAACTTGG AAATGCTGTCCCCCTGTACACCAGTGACTCCATGGTGGGCGTTCTCCCTTTCTTCCATATCTACGGCATGGTGGTCACCCAGTTTGGTGCTCTCCGTGATGGCTGCTCTATGGTGACACTCCCCAAGTTTGACCCCCAGGAATTTCTCAGTGTTATGGAAAAGTACAAG GTCAGTGTAGCTCCAATTGTTCCACCAATTGCCCTGTACCTCAGCAAGCATGAGTCTGTGGCAAACTACGATCTCAGCAACTTACGGATGATCATCAGCGGGGCAGCACCCTTGGGGGAAGGTTTACAGCACGATCTCGCTGATAGACTCAAGGTCCCAAATATTCTGCAAG GCTATGGACTGACAGAAACCAGCCCTGTCACCCACTGTGACAACTTCCCTCCCAAGTTTGGCACTGTGGGGACTTGTCTCGCTAATACAGAGGCCAAG GTACTGGACACAGAGACAGGTGAGCTGCTGGGACCAGGTGAGGAGGgagagctgtgtgtgagggGGCCACAGGTGATGATGGGATACCTGAACAACCCCCAGGCCACCCAGGACATGATCAGGGATGGCTGGCTTCATACAG gagaCATTTGTCACTATGATGAGAATGGCTGTTTTACTGTGACTGACAGACTGAAGGAGCTCATCAAGTATAAGGGTTTCCAG GTACCACCGGCTGAACTGGAGGCCCTGTTGATCTCCCACCCCGAGATTGATGATGCAGCTGTGATAGGAGTTCCTGATGACCAGGCTGGAGAGTTACCCAGGGCTTACGTCGTCACTGCACAGAACTCCAGGGTCACTGAGGCGGACATCAACCAGTTTGTAGACA GTCATGTGTCGCCACACAAGAAACTAAGAGGGGGGATTAAGTTTTTGTCACAGATTCCTAAATCTCCAAGCGGCAAAATCCTGCGAAGATTGCTCAGACAGTCACAGTAG